From a single Alloactinosynnema sp. L-07 genomic region:
- a CDS encoding YdcF family protein, giving the protein MCLLVVGGTAFRVWQVARIDDRDHADVVVVLGAAQYAGKPSKVLEARLRKAKALYEAGIANYVVTGGGRREGDRFTEAEAGRAWLVKQGVPRDRVIDVGEGNDTLGTMRAVAAEVKRRGWESAVIVSDPWHSLRARTMAHDAGLDAWTSPTHTGPIVQTRETQARYIFRETAALLYYRATNASADGIALDGEVG; this is encoded by the coding sequence ATGTGCCTGCTCGTCGTCGGCGGCACGGCGTTCCGGGTCTGGCAGGTCGCGCGCATCGATGACCGTGACCACGCCGACGTCGTCGTGGTCCTCGGCGCGGCCCAGTACGCGGGCAAGCCGTCCAAGGTACTGGAAGCCAGGCTTCGCAAGGCGAAGGCCCTGTACGAAGCGGGCATCGCCAACTACGTGGTCACCGGCGGCGGCAGGCGGGAAGGCGACCGGTTCACCGAGGCCGAGGCAGGCCGGGCGTGGCTGGTCAAGCAGGGTGTGCCCCGCGATCGGGTGATCGATGTCGGCGAGGGCAACGACACCTTGGGAACCATGCGCGCGGTGGCGGCCGAGGTGAAGCGGCGCGGCTGGGAGTCCGCGGTGATCGTCAGCGATCCATGGCACTCGCTGCGCGCGCGCACGATGGCCCACGACGCGGGCTTGGACGCCTGGACCTCGCCCACGCACACCGGTCCGATCGTCCAGACCCGCGAGACGCAGGCCCGCTACATCTTTCGCGAGACCGCGGCGCTGCTTTACTACCGCGCGACGAACGCCTCCGCGGACGGGATCGCGCTCGACGGCGAGGTCGGTTGA
- a CDS encoding deoxyguanosinetriphosphate triphosphohydrolase: protein MSPGYSEHDIDRLFVEAPKGATLVGALPAVRSPFSRDRARVLHSAALRRLAGKTQVVGPNEGSDVHGIPRTRLTHSLEVAQIGRGIAEELGCDPDIVETAGLAHDIGHPPFGHNGERALDEAAKDCGGFEGNAQTLRILVRLEPKILGHGLNLTRASLDAATKYPWPRRDGVRKFGVYDDDIEVFDWIRDGAPPDRQCIEAQLMDWSDDVAYSVHDVEDGVRAGRITLGSLADPAERAAIAQMASKHFSSEPVSALENAATELLTLPVVAEARAYDGSLDAQVALKRLTSELVGRYASAVVTGTRKAHGNGPLTRYSADLVIPHQVAAEVALLKAMAVRYVMSDPVRLAMQARQRGLITNLVATLIRRGAEVLEPAFRPAWAAATDHGARLRVVVDQVASLTDAQAVTWHAELVDNFRAC, encoded by the coding sequence GTGAGCCCCGGTTACTCAGAGCACGACATCGATCGCCTTTTCGTGGAGGCGCCCAAAGGAGCGACCCTGGTGGGCGCGCTGCCCGCCGTGCGGTCACCATTCAGCCGAGACCGCGCGCGCGTCCTGCACTCGGCGGCGCTGCGCAGACTCGCGGGAAAGACGCAGGTCGTGGGTCCGAACGAGGGCTCGGATGTGCATGGCATCCCGCGCACCCGGCTCACCCACTCCCTTGAGGTAGCCCAGATCGGCCGGGGCATCGCCGAGGAACTCGGGTGCGACCCGGACATCGTCGAGACCGCCGGGCTCGCCCACGACATCGGCCATCCGCCATTCGGGCACAACGGTGAACGGGCGCTCGACGAGGCAGCCAAGGACTGCGGCGGGTTCGAGGGCAACGCCCAGACCCTGCGGATCCTGGTCCGGCTCGAACCGAAGATCCTCGGCCACGGCCTGAACCTCACCAGGGCCTCGCTCGACGCCGCGACCAAGTATCCGTGGCCTCGGCGCGACGGCGTCCGGAAGTTCGGTGTCTACGACGACGACATCGAGGTCTTCGACTGGATTCGGGACGGTGCGCCGCCGGACCGGCAGTGCATCGAGGCCCAGTTGATGGACTGGTCGGACGACGTGGCGTACTCCGTGCACGATGTCGAGGACGGCGTCCGCGCGGGCCGGATCACGTTGGGCTCGCTCGCCGACCCGGCTGAGCGTGCCGCGATAGCGCAGATGGCCTCGAAGCACTTCTCCTCGGAACCGGTCTCGGCGCTGGAGAACGCGGCGACCGAGCTGCTCACCCTCCCGGTCGTCGCGGAGGCCCGCGCGTACGACGGGTCGTTGGACGCACAGGTCGCGCTCAAGCGGCTGACCAGCGAGTTGGTCGGCCGGTACGCCTCGGCGGTGGTGACAGGAACCCGCAAAGCCCACGGCAACGGACCGCTGACCAGGTATTCCGCCGACCTGGTCATCCCACACCAGGTCGCAGCCGAGGTCGCGCTGCTCAAGGCCATGGCGGTTCGGTACGTGATGAGTGACCCGGTCCGGCTGGCCATGCAGGCCAGGCAGCGCGGGCTGATCACGAATCTGGTCGCGACGCTCATCAGACGGGGTGCCGAGGTCCTCGAACCCGCTTTCCGACCCGCCTGGGCGGCGGCGACCGACCACGGCGCGCGGCTGCGGGTGGTCGTCGACCAAGTCGCCTCCCTGACCGACGCGCAGGCCGTCACCTGGCACGCCGAGCTTGTGGACAACTTCCGAGCCTGCTAG
- a CDS encoding glycine--tRNA ligase, giving the protein MPADRIDTVVSLCKRRGFVYPCGEIYGGTRSAWDYGPLGVELKDNIKRAWWKTMVQGRDDVVGLDSSVILPRQVWVASGHVTAFHDPLVECTSCHKRFRADQLAEEYAARTGKDLPGAASANPVYDLSDVPCPNCGTRGQYTEPREFNMMLKTHLGPVETDEGVHYLRPETAQGIFVNFLNVQTTSRRKPPFGIGQIGKSFRNEITPGNFIFRTREFEQMEMEFFVEPGTDDEWHQYWIDERMRWYTDLGIAKDNLRVYEHPQEKLSHYSKRTVDIEYRFQFGGQEWGELEGIANRADFDLTTHSNHSGVDLSYFDQATNSRYRPFVIEPAAGVGRPMMAFLLDAYVEDEAPNAKGGIDKRIVLRLDRRLAPVKVAVLPLSRNADLSPKARDVAAALRKHWNVDFDDAGAIGRRYRRQDEIGTPFCVTVDFDTLNDHAVTIRERDTMSQDRVSLDQLESYLAGQLIGC; this is encoded by the coding sequence GTGCCAGCCGACCGGATCGACACCGTCGTCAGCCTCTGCAAGCGCAGAGGCTTCGTCTACCCGTGCGGCGAGATCTACGGCGGCACCAGGTCGGCCTGGGACTACGGACCCCTTGGCGTCGAACTCAAGGACAACATCAAGCGCGCGTGGTGGAAGACCATGGTGCAGGGCCGCGACGACGTCGTGGGTCTCGACTCGTCGGTGATCCTGCCGCGCCAGGTATGGGTCGCATCCGGACACGTCACCGCCTTCCATGATCCGTTGGTCGAGTGCACCTCCTGTCACAAGCGTTTCCGGGCCGATCAGCTGGCCGAGGAGTACGCCGCCCGGACCGGCAAGGACCTGCCGGGCGCCGCCTCGGCGAACCCGGTGTACGACCTGTCCGACGTGCCGTGCCCGAACTGCGGCACCCGCGGTCAGTACACCGAGCCGCGCGAGTTCAACATGATGCTCAAGACCCACCTCGGCCCGGTGGAGACCGACGAGGGAGTGCACTACCTGCGCCCCGAGACCGCGCAGGGCATCTTCGTCAACTTCCTGAACGTGCAGACCACCTCCCGTCGCAAGCCGCCGTTCGGCATCGGTCAGATCGGCAAGTCGTTCCGCAACGAGATCACCCCCGGCAACTTCATCTTCCGCACCCGCGAGTTCGAACAGATGGAGATGGAGTTCTTCGTCGAACCCGGCACGGACGACGAGTGGCACCAGTACTGGATCGATGAGCGGATGCGCTGGTACACCGATCTTGGTATCGCCAAGGACAACCTCCGTGTCTATGAGCACCCGCAAGAGAAGCTGTCGCACTACTCCAAGCGGACCGTGGACATCGAGTACCGCTTCCAGTTCGGCGGCCAGGAGTGGGGTGAGCTGGAGGGCATCGCCAACCGCGCCGACTTCGACCTGACCACCCACTCCAACCACTCCGGCGTGGACCTGTCCTACTTCGACCAGGCCACGAACTCCCGTTACCGGCCGTTCGTCATCGAGCCCGCCGCGGGTGTCGGCCGCCCGATGATGGCGTTCCTGCTCGACGCCTACGTCGAGGACGAGGCGCCCAACGCCAAGGGCGGGATCGACAAGCGGATCGTGCTCCGGCTCGACCGCAGGCTCGCCCCGGTCAAGGTCGCCGTGCTCCCGCTGTCCCGCAACGCGGACCTCTCGCCGAAGGCCCGCGACGTCGCCGCGGCACTGCGAAAGCACTGGAACGTCGACTTCGACGACGCCGGTGCCATCGGTCGCCGGTACCGCAGGCAGGACGAGATCGGTACCCCGTTCTGCGTCACCGTCGACTTCGACACCCTCAACGACCATGCCGTGACGATCCGCGAACGCGACACCATGTCGCAGGACCGTGTCTCACTCGACCAGTTGGAGTCCTACCTGGCCGGGCAGCTCATCGGCTGCTGA
- a CDS encoding cytochrome D1 domain-containing protein produces MRSARLATWLSVATLGVGAVGLAITSIAQASPDPAAASAASSQFPIPISGKDRLYTADQTSNTVTVVDPSTNTTLGTIALGDQRVGSTLSPQYLGDVGVHGLAFSPNRQRLAVVSVTSNTVDIVDTESNKVLNSTDVGRAAHEGSFTADGRQFWVANRGRDTVTIVDAERGGVVANLDVGAGPSKVLMSPNGRWAYVNHISKPEITVIDVRARQVKDRITGLGDTFSSDQSISPDGKELWAAHKRAGKVSVVDLVGNKVVSVLETGPDTNHPQFADTRTGKYVYLTMGGLDETWVYRRTGANPVPVAKVKNNGHAPHGAWASGDGTRMYVGLEKSDAVDVIDTATNKVIDTVKTGQEPQAVVYAPRAAKPGSALNLGRQGLDQQARNVPTTLPDGTAGDTLDPVKGRVLEATIRPVGGLDMIQIQARRLTPNTVYQAYSVDAHGRRTPVFSFPTNDKGATPMALSFGVFNGKSVAIEAQGAVTPVRKAAFAARIDGGHGHSVTTADLTYCDCC; encoded by the coding sequence ATGCGTTCCGCACGCCTTGCCACGTGGCTGTCGGTGGCCACGCTGGGGGTGGGAGCCGTAGGGCTGGCCATCACCTCCATCGCGCAGGCCAGTCCCGACCCCGCCGCTGCGTCCGCGGCGTCCTCGCAGTTCCCGATTCCGATCTCGGGCAAGGATCGCCTCTACACGGCTGACCAGACCTCCAACACCGTCACGGTGGTCGACCCGTCCACCAACACCACTTTGGGCACAATCGCGCTGGGTGACCAGCGAGTGGGCAGCACGCTGAGTCCGCAGTACCTCGGCGACGTCGGGGTGCACGGCTTAGCGTTCTCGCCGAACCGTCAGCGGCTGGCGGTGGTGAGCGTCACCAGCAACACCGTCGACATCGTGGACACGGAGTCAAACAAGGTCCTCAACTCCACCGACGTCGGCCGCGCCGCCCACGAGGGCAGCTTCACCGCCGACGGCAGGCAGTTCTGGGTCGCGAACCGGGGCCGAGACACGGTCACGATCGTCGACGCCGAGCGCGGCGGTGTCGTGGCCAACCTCGACGTGGGTGCGGGCCCATCGAAGGTGCTGATGAGCCCGAACGGCAGGTGGGCGTACGTCAACCACATCAGCAAGCCCGAGATCACCGTGATCGACGTGCGCGCTCGCCAGGTCAAGGACCGCATCACCGGCCTCGGTGACACGTTCTCCTCCGACCAGTCGATCTCGCCGGACGGCAAGGAGCTGTGGGCGGCCCACAAGCGTGCAGGCAAGGTCTCTGTGGTCGACCTGGTGGGCAACAAGGTCGTCTCCGTCCTCGAAACCGGCCCTGACACCAACCACCCGCAGTTCGCCGACACCCGCACCGGGAAGTACGTCTACCTGACGATGGGCGGGCTGGACGAGACCTGGGTCTACCGCCGGACCGGGGCGAACCCCGTCCCCGTCGCCAAGGTCAAGAACAACGGGCACGCCCCGCATGGGGCATGGGCCAGCGGCGACGGCACCCGCATGTACGTCGGCCTGGAGAAGTCCGACGCGGTGGACGTCATCGACACCGCCACCAACAAGGTGATCGACACTGTCAAGACGGGTCAGGAGCCGCAGGCCGTCGTCTACGCCCCGCGGGCCGCGAAGCCCGGCAGCGCCCTCAACCTCGGCCGTCAGGGGCTCGACCAGCAGGCACGCAATGTCCCCACCACGCTGCCTGACGGCACCGCGGGCGACACCCTGGACCCGGTCAAAGGCCGCGTCCTGGAGGCCACCATCCGCCCGGTCGGCGGCCTGGACATGATCCAGATCCAGGCCCGCCGCCTCACCCCGAACACCGTCTACCAGGCGTACTCCGTGGACGCCCACGGCCGCAGGACCCCGGTGTTCTCCTTCCCCACCAACGACAAGGGCGCGACCCCGATGGCGCTGTCCTTCGGCGTCTTCAACGGCAAGAGCGTCGCCATCGAGGCCCAGGGCGCGGTGACACCCGTTCGCAAGGCCGCCTTCGCCGCGCGGATCGATGGCGGCCACGGCCACTCGGTGACGACCGCCGACCTCACCTACTGCGACTGCTGCTGA
- a CDS encoding DUF1775 domain-containing protein has translation MPSRTRRHVTRLTAIAASAAGAFVLLAGPAAAHVRVIADVIPGQPATLQFRVPSELADATTVRIAVVVPPEVEVTEVPLKEGWTAETIPGPADQGARLVWTAEPGHEIQPAESATFPVLVGPVPDQRSLTFNTEQTYSNGTVAAWNQPQTGGEEPPFPAPVLIINPEAAPPTGNAGHPPATGTAHPGAGSTAPSIANVAGDSTGAGQTGLSAGLLGGIGLGVVLVGVVTAILLRRRRSRMAARS, from the coding sequence ATGCCCAGCCGCACTCGACGGCACGTCACCCGCCTGACCGCCATCGCCGCGAGTGCGGCTGGAGCGTTCGTGCTCCTGGCCGGGCCGGCCGCGGCGCACGTCCGGGTCATCGCCGACGTGATCCCCGGACAGCCCGCCACCCTCCAGTTCCGTGTCCCCAGCGAACTGGCCGACGCGACAACGGTGCGGATCGCCGTCGTCGTGCCGCCAGAGGTCGAGGTCACCGAAGTGCCGCTGAAGGAAGGATGGACGGCGGAGACCATCCCCGGGCCTGCCGACCAGGGCGCCCGGTTGGTGTGGACGGCCGAGCCGGGACACGAGATCCAGCCCGCTGAGAGCGCGACCTTCCCGGTGCTGGTCGGGCCCGTTCCCGACCAGCGCTCCCTCACCTTCAACACCGAGCAGACCTACTCCAACGGCACCGTCGCCGCGTGGAACCAGCCGCAAACCGGCGGCGAGGAGCCACCTTTCCCCGCGCCAGTGCTCATCATCAACCCCGAGGCCGCCCCGCCCACCGGGAACGCGGGGCACCCTCCAGCCACCGGCACCGCCCACCCGGGCGCCGGGTCCACCGCGCCGTCCATAGCCAACGTGGCGGGAGACTCGACAGGTGCCGGACAGACGGGACTGTCCGCTGGGCTCTTGGGTGGTATCGGTCTCGGCGTGGTGCTCGTTGGTGTGGTCACCGCCATCCTGCTCCGACGGCGTAGGAGCAGGATGGCGGCGCGCTCGTAG